The Geoanaerobacter pelophilus nucleotide sequence AAAAACCACTTATGGGATAACGCGAAATCATTCAGAAACAGCGCGGGGTACATCGTCTTGTATGTTTATGACCCAGTTGCGAAAAAGACTCTGCATCGCATGCTGCACATTGTCCTATGGGAACGTGCGCATGGCAAAAGGGTGCCGCCGCGTTGCTGCATTCATCACCTAAACGGCATTACTGACGACAATCGTGTCGAAAACCTGCTCTGTGTTCCGAAAACAATGCATATGCGGCTCCACCGAGATCTGAAAAGACTTTCTCAAAGCCTGTCGCCGGTTTTTTTCAACATCAAGCGGCATGCGATCATCAGTGAGCATGTTGATCAGATAACAGAACATCAAAAGCGGCGGGAACGATGGGGGATTCATTCCTAGCCTTGAAAAGGAGGGTCTCTATGTGGGGATGTAAGCCGCTGAACCTGGAGTTGATACGCACCAACTTGCGCTACGGAGAAGTGTCATTGAAAAAAATGGGAGAACTTATTCCCGTCTACGTGCCAGGGTGCAAGTACTCCCCGGTTGTCCCAGAAACGCGAATCTGGGCTTGGGAACAGGGTACGAGCAGGAGTATCCCTGAGTATGTCTATTTCGCATATGGATCGATTCTGATTTGCGATTGGTCCAGCGACCGCCATGAGATCGACATGTGTCACCATAGAGAGATGGATGCCTTCTATGGGGGATTATTAAACCCTAGCTATGGACAAGTGCTGGCACTGATTCACGACGTAAGGCAGCGGGGCGATCCGGGTGATCAGCAGTTGCTTGACCAGCTTGAGAGTATAAAACAGGGCTGGGAGCAGAATTTCCAAAACACAGCTGGTCTTGATTTCGGGCCGGTTTGGGTCGAGAAGATCGAAGATCTGTTCAGTTAAAGATACGTTTTGAAGGGTCGTTAGAAATAACGGCCCTTTTGTATAGATTTATTTTCCACGTGCCATTGAGAGACAGCGTCAGCAATAGAGCTTTATGGTGTTGAAATTGGTGGAGCGGGAGGAATACTACTCAACATCACAGGTAGTAGCAGTATGACAATGGATGATTTTTACATCATATCTAAGGTCATACATGAGAAGGCCTCAGAGGATGCCACGATAATTATTGGAATGGTTATAAATGAAGAGATGGATGTCAAACAGTCAAGATTCGATCGCTCTGATCGTGCCGGCAGACTCGTTGAATCCGCCCTGTCCTGAATAGATCTGCTGAAGTACTATCGGTGCATCGGAGCGCTTGCCGTGACAGAGAATGCATGCCTGGTTGGTCTCGAGGAACGGTTTGGCGAAGAGCAGGTATTTCTTCCCGTCAATGCTCCTGATCTCGATATGTTCTTTCAGGTCGCGTCGCTCATTGAACAGTTTATCAGCCATGCCTCCCGGTCATCGGCTATGTTGACCGGATTTCTGGGGGGTAGCGAGGCCATTTTGTAGTAGACGAGGGGAAGCCCTTCTTTCTCTCGCTCCTTGTTGAAGAGGCCGTGCATGACCCGGATGATATATGACGACGAGAGGAGTTGTGGCGCATAGAAGTCCTTGGCGACCCTCCCCTCGTCTTTGGCCTTGTAGTAGGTCGGGTGCATTACCTGCTGGATGTAGGCATGAAATGACCGGTGTGAGAGGATGATGCTCTGGAGGTTCTCTTCAGCCTTGTGCACAACATACCTAGTGACAGCAGTGTAGGTCAGAACGCCGATAACGGCTGTCAACGCTACAGCAAATAACAGTTGCCGGAATGTTTTCATCACTACTCCTTGGGTGAATTGCATATTTATCGACAATTCGAGTGACAGTTCTTGCCTTAGATAAAACTGCTCCCGAGGGTAAATCGAAAAACAGCGCCGCAGTTTTTCTGTCCTTCACCGCTTATGTTACCGCCATGCAGATCGATTATCCTTTTTACTGTGGCAAGACCAATGCCTGACCCCTCAAACTCTCTGCCATGCAGACGCTGAAATGCGGTGAACAGTTTATCAGCGTAAGCCATGTCGAATCCGACACCATTATCTCTTATATAGAACTGTTCAACTCCGTCTATAATTTCTCTTCCAAATTCTATTTCTGCATTTTCTGTCATGGATGTGTATTTCCACGCGTTCGCAAACAGATTCTGAATTGCATTTTCTAGCAGCATCTTGTCACCGATTGTTGTGAGGTTTTCCTCAATTGTAACTTTGATGGAACGTCCAGGAGAGGTATCTCTCAGCATTGATGCAACACTTTCAGCAATTTCGGAAAGATTCACCGGCACTTTGCACATAGTGGCATTTCTAATTTTTGCAAGATGCAGCATTGAATCAATCATCTTGTCCATTCTGTTTGTGGCATTGCTGATACGATCTACTATGAACATTTCTTCTGTGCTCAGTTTTTCACAGCACTCTTGAGAAAGAATGGAACAAAAACCGATTATGTGACGCAATGGGGCTCTCAGATCATGAGAAACCGAGTAACTGAAGGCTTCAAGGTCCTGGTTTGAACATTCCAAAGCCTGCCTCTGCCGAAGCAAATCCTCGTTGAGACAATTGAGTTCCACCAGCGTAGTTTCGAGCCTGGCAGTTCTTTCTGCGATTTTTGATTCTAACGAAAGATTGAGTTCTCGGATTTCATTTTCAGCGTTTTTGATCTCGGTTATATCGCTATTGCTCCCCCTGATACCCAGGAATTCGCCACTTTCATTCGAAATAGGCCTGCATACATGTCTTATCCAGCGGACTCTGCCATTTTTAGTCACTATTCTTACATGAACCTCTTCGAATTCACCTTGCTCGCTATGGTGGCTTTTATGGGCTAGCCATATTTGTTTGTCATCCGAATGAATTATCTTATCAAGAAGTGAAGGGTCTGAAATGAAATCTGATGGGGAGTAACCGGTCAGTTTGAATGCTGCTGGAGAGACATAATGAAGTGTTCCGTCAGGAGAAAGGAGGTAGGTGAGATCGGTGGCGAAATCGGTAACTGTTCGGTAGCGATCTTCACTTATTGAAAGCAACATCATTGTTTTTCTAAGCCGTTCCTGCCAAATGGCAAGCAAGAGTCCGCTGCCACCACCAAAAATAACCGGAACGACGAAAGCCCTGGGAGTTAAACTGATTGCCACTCCCATCAGTCTTCTCTGTATCATTGAAAACAGGATCAGCAGTAATGCGCCACAAATAACATATGTGAGAGTTCTTACGGCAATTGCCTTTACTTCAGAGCCCTCTGTCAGATTATCAACTGATTTTGTGGGCTGAAGTTTCATATTTTTCCTTCTACAAAGGCGCCTGATTCAATAATTATCAACCTGACTGTAGTTCGGGAATAAATGTCCATGAAACTATAC carries:
- a CDS encoding c-type heme family protein, whose product is MADKLFNERRDLKEHIEIRSIDGKKYLLFAKPFLETNQACILCHGKRSDAPIVLQQIYSGQGGFNESAGTIRAIES
- a CDS encoding HNH endonuclease signature motif containing protein; the encoded protein is MESTESKTPYLSSKNHLWDNAKSFRNSAGYIVLYVYDPVAKKTLHRMLHIVLWERAHGKRVPPRCCIHHLNGITDDNRVENLLCVPKTMHMRLHRDLKRLSQSLSPVFFNIKRHAIISEHVDQITEHQKRRERWGIHS
- a CDS encoding PAS domain-containing sensor histidine kinase produces the protein MKLQPTKSVDNLTEGSEVKAIAVRTLTYVICGALLLILFSMIQRRLMGVAISLTPRAFVVPVIFGGGSGLLLAIWQERLRKTMMLLSISEDRYRTVTDFATDLTYLLSPDGTLHYVSPAAFKLTGYSPSDFISDPSLLDKIIHSDDKQIWLAHKSHHSEQGEFEEVHVRIVTKNGRVRWIRHVCRPISNESGEFLGIRGSNSDITEIKNAENEIRELNLSLESKIAERTARLETTLVELNCLNEDLLRQRQALECSNQDLEAFSYSVSHDLRAPLRHIIGFCSILSQECCEKLSTEEMFIVDRISNATNRMDKMIDSMLHLAKIRNATMCKVPVNLSEIAESVASMLRDTSPGRSIKVTIEENLTTIGDKMLLENAIQNLFANAWKYTSMTENAEIEFGREIIDGVEQFYIRDNGVGFDMAYADKLFTAFQRLHGREFEGSGIGLATVKRIIDLHGGNISGEGQKNCGAVFRFTLGSSFI
- a CDS encoding c-type heme family protein, coding for MKTFRQLLFAVALTAVIGVLTYTAVTRYVVHKAEENLQSIILSHRSFHAYIQQVMHPTYYKAKDEGRVAKDFYAPQLLSSSYIIRVMHGLFNKEREKEGLPLVYYKMASLPPRNPVNIADDREAWLINCSMSDAT